Proteins from one Cellulosilyticum lentocellum DSM 5427 genomic window:
- the thiT gene encoding energy-coupled thiamine transporter ThiT yields MPNIFAKLSEVSLVSWSIIFVIAILSIGGLLIISKKDKYASSTITTKTIVYGGMCVALSFILSYIRLYKMPQGGSITLASMFPIILYSLVFGPVPGIIAGVAYGFMQFIQDPSMVHWAQLFLDYPLAFACLGLAGFAPKLSKNIQVGTTIGIIISVLSRAIMHIISGVVFFAEYAGEQSPLIYSIIYNASYLVPELIITLVLALIIVSTPVYSQLKRSTFI; encoded by the coding sequence ATGCCTAATATTTTTGCTAAATTAAGCGAAGTTAGTTTAGTATCATGGAGTATTATTTTTGTTATTGCTATTTTATCTATTGGTGGATTATTAATTATTTCAAAGAAGGATAAGTATGCCAGCTCTACCATCACCACTAAAACGATTGTTTATGGTGGTATGTGTGTTGCCCTTTCCTTTATTCTGTCCTACATCAGACTTTATAAAATGCCTCAAGGTGGTTCTATTACTTTAGCTAGCATGTTTCCTATTATTTTATATTCTCTCGTTTTCGGGCCTGTTCCTGGTATTATTGCTGGTGTTGCATATGGATTTATGCAGTTTATTCAAGATCCTAGTATGGTTCACTGGGCACAATTATTTCTAGACTATCCTTTAGCATTCGCTTGCCTTGGTCTTGCTGGATTTGCACCAAAACTTTCTAAAAATATCCAGGTAGGAACTACTATTGGTATCATCATCTCAGTACTTAGCCGTGCTATCATGCATATTATTTCTGGTGTGGTTTTCTTTGCTGAGTATGCAGGAGAACAGTCACCTTTGATTTACTCCATCATTTATAATGCTTCTTACCTAGTTCCTGAATTAATTATTACTTTAGTACTTGCCCTAATTATTGTCTCCACCCCTGTCTATTCACAATTAAAGCGTTCAACATTTATATAA
- a CDS encoding IclR family transcriptional regulator — MAKAILQTVDRALQLLEILAEHPEGMQPKEFESILELNKITVHRLLATLENRGFIEREGNNYKVGLKLVELSSMKLNNIELKTEASPYLRKLVHILGLPVQMAILEGNEAVFIEKIESINAFRMYSQIGKRIPLYASGVGKILLSQNTDEEILSELSKVTFETFTHRTLTSPESVLDEIKEARKQGYAIDNEEHEEGIFCIAAPIYDYRGQIIAAISVGGKEPQFITDKRAEHITLIKETARDISRRLGYTKY, encoded by the coding sequence ATGGCTAAGGCGATACTGCAGACAGTAGACCGTGCATTACAACTTTTAGAAATCTTAGCAGAGCATCCAGAAGGTATGCAGCCCAAAGAATTTGAAAGTATTTTAGAATTGAATAAAATAACAGTTCATCGTTTATTAGCTACACTAGAAAATAGAGGGTTTATTGAGAGAGAAGGGAATAACTATAAGGTGGGTCTTAAACTAGTAGAATTAAGTAGTATGAAACTCAACAATATTGAACTGAAAACAGAAGCGTCACCTTATTTAAGAAAATTAGTTCATATTTTAGGCTTACCTGTTCAGATGGCTATTTTAGAGGGGAATGAAGCGGTATTTATAGAAAAGATAGAAAGTATAAATGCATTTCGTATGTACTCTCAAATTGGCAAAAGAATTCCTCTGTATGCATCGGGAGTGGGTAAGATTCTTCTATCTCAGAATACCGATGAAGAAATTTTGAGTGAGCTATCCAAAGTAACATTTGAGACATTTACTCACAGGACATTAACATCACCGGAAAGTGTATTGGATGAAATCAAAGAAGCTAGAAAACAAGGTTATGCTATAGATAACGAAGAACATGAGGAAGGTATTTTTTGTATAGCAGCACCTATTTATGATTATAGAGGGCAGATTATAGCCGCTATTAGCGTAGGAGGAAAAGAACCTCAGTTCATTACAGATAAAAGAGCAGAACATATTACATTAATCAAAGAGACAGCAAGGGATATATCAAGAAGGCTAGGATATACTAAGTATTAG
- the kduD gene encoding 2-dehydro-3-deoxy-D-gluconate 5-dehydrogenase KduD — protein sequence MNNILNKFSLAGKVAIVTGATRGLGQGIAVGLASAGADIVGVGTTDLSETEAKVKELGRRFIGIKANLISQEPIAEIIQETLKAFGKVDILVNNAGIIRREDTIDFSEKNWDDVININLKTTFFLSQAVAKQFILQGNGGKIINIASMLSFQGGIRVPSYTASKSAIMGITKSMANEWAVHHININAIAPGYMATDNTAALRSDEERQTSILERIPAGRWGTPEDLAGAAVFLASEAAEYINGYTLAVDGGWLAR from the coding sequence ATGAATAATATATTGAATAAGTTTTCATTAGCAGGTAAAGTAGCAATTGTAACTGGCGCAACAAGAGGTTTAGGTCAGGGTATAGCAGTAGGATTAGCTAGTGCAGGAGCGGACATCGTTGGGGTTGGAACAACAGATTTATCAGAGACAGAAGCTAAAGTAAAAGAATTAGGAAGAAGATTTATTGGAATCAAAGCTAACTTGATTTCACAAGAGCCAATAGCTGAGATTATACAAGAAACATTAAAAGCATTTGGGAAGGTTGATATCTTAGTAAATAATGCGGGGATTATTAGAAGAGAAGATACTATAGACTTTTCGGAGAAAAACTGGGATGATGTTATTAATATTAACTTAAAGACAACATTCTTCTTATCACAAGCAGTAGCAAAACAGTTTATTTTACAAGGAAATGGCGGAAAGATTATCAATATTGCTTCTATGCTATCTTTTCAAGGCGGGATTCGTGTACCTTCCTATACAGCAAGTAAGAGTGCTATAATGGGTATTACAAAATCAATGGCAAATGAATGGGCAGTGCATCATATTAATATTAATGCTATTGCACCAGGCTATATGGCAACAGATAATACAGCAGCTTTAAGAAGTGACGAAGAGAGACAAACAAGTATTTTAGAACGTATACCTGCTGGGCGTTGGGGAACCCCCGAAGATTTAGCAGGAGCAGCAGTCTTTTTAGCTTCAGAAGCAGCAGAGTATATCAATGGATATACTCTAGCAGTAGATGGAGGATGGCTAGCGAGATAA
- a CDS encoding HEAT repeat domain-containing protein, with amino-acid sequence MKKINIFTPCIFLLLFCSIICVLLAYPGLNTIEAATTHQSISLESLAIKQKDLEATLEALKLDLAKTSDSLNSYNQRLSIVESNITTTQTMLVSYYMDKLSDPTYVTTYNTDYTWYTAAEALGELGKPSIPALIKRLDTTNPYERSLVFYALLLASQAENVKVFAGNDYIHTHLDFNTNTHNAQKMIALEWWEKYKSYF; translated from the coding sequence ATGAAAAAAATAAATATATTTACACCCTGCATTTTTTTGCTGCTTTTTTGCTCTATAATCTGTGTATTACTTGCTTATCCTGGCCTTAATACCATAGAGGCAGCTACTACGCATCAATCTATTAGTTTAGAAAGTTTAGCAATCAAACAAAAAGATTTAGAAGCCACATTAGAAGCGTTAAAACTAGACTTAGCTAAAACCTCTGATAGCCTCAATTCTTATAACCAAAGGCTCTCTATTGTAGAAAGCAACATCACTACTACTCAAACAATGTTGGTTTCTTATTATATGGATAAATTATCAGATCCTACTTATGTCACTACTTATAATACAGACTATACTTGGTATACTGCAGCAGAAGCACTTGGAGAGCTAGGAAAACCTTCTATCCCTGCTCTTATTAAACGTTTAGATACTACTAATCCCTATGAACGGTCACTCGTATTTTATGCTCTTCTTCTAGCCTCTCAAGCTGAAAATGTTAAAGTTTTTGCGGGGAATGATTATATCCATACTCATTTAGACTTTAATACTAATACTCATAACGCTCAAAAAATGATAGCTTTAGAATGGTGGGAAAAGTATAAAAGTTACTTTTAA